DNA sequence from the Pseudomonadales bacterium genome:
ATTTCCCATTATACGCTCTCTAATTGTATTTTATTATTTAAATCCTCTATAAGCTCATTAGTTCTCTTTTGCTCTTGTAGATTCTCTTGCAATAATTCTTTGTTGCTATCAACAGCGCCTAATGATCTTGACCTAGTTTCTATACTTACTTTTACAGACTGCGCCGAACCTGCTTGTATTGCGTCTATGAAATTAACTCTACCAGTACCACCTTTTAAAGCTTGCTCTTGTTGTTTAAGGTTATCTAGTTGTTTCTTTAAAATTCCTAGCCTTGTTTTATCTTGAGAGATTTGCTCATCCCTTGCGATCTTTTGCTTAAGACCTACACTTAAAGCTTCGGCGACAGCTAACTGTGATTGTTGTTGTAAATTTAAGAAGTTCTTAGCAGAAGTCTCTTGCTCTTTGACTGATTTATTGTATTCTTCAAATATAGGTAATTCAGCACCTTTATTGTAAAGGTTTTGCAATTTAATTTGGTCTTGCTGTATTTTTTCTTGTGCTAATCTTTCTTGGGTTATTTCACGTTGACTCTTTAAATATTCATTGGTGATGTCAAGTAGATTTGATTGTGTAGTTACACTGCCTAAACCACCCTCTCGAACAACAGAGTTTTGAATCTTCTGTATTTCTTTAAGCTGTTCTTTTGTTTTCTCAGTGTTAAGGAGTGTTTTGCCTTGGAATTTTATTGCCTCTAACTGCCTCCTCCTAGCTTCTTTTGCAGTTATCTCGCCTTGCTTTCTAGCTATTTCAGCTTGGGCAATCCTTGTCTTAGTTGCTTCAATTACAGATTTGGTCAATGCTATGTCTGACTCTCTTACGTCTCTGTTTGCAGCTAAGCGTTCACCTATCTTTCTGATTGACAAGACGATTGCACTATTTGATGCAAGCCATCTAGAACTTTCATCACTAGCAAGTCTTATTTGGTTTACTATTCTATTGTATTCAGCCGTTGCAGATTTAGCGTTGTCTAGTGCCTTTTGTCCAAAAGCCTTGTCAAGGGCAATAGCTGAAGCAGTCAAAGCTTCATCGGAAGACAGCAAACCTTGATCTAATAGCTTAGTTAATTCAGCTTGAGTTTTGCCTAGTGCTCCTGCTAATTTAGTGTAAAAGCCCGGTATCCTTTCACCAATTTGACCTCTAATTTCTTCAGCGGCCGCTCTACCTTTTGATGCAACTTGACCAAAAGCTAAAATTACTGAATTAGTCTCATCAGCAGTCAATGATAATGCGGCAGAAGTCTTTAAGATTGACTCAAATAATTGGTCTGTTACAGCACCCTCTACGCCACTACCTCTAGTTGCGGCTGTTAATGTAGCAAAACCACGAGATGCGGCAAGTAGGTCAACACCAAGCTCGTCAGCTAGTCTAGAGGCGGTTTTCGTCTTCTCATTATACTCTTCAGTACTATTGGTGGCCGCTCTCATGCGGTTATTAACTCTATCAAAAGCCAGTGAGTTGTTTAAAGCAGAACGAGCTGATTGTATAGTTATAAAACCACTTAAAGCTGATGTCAATCCGCTAACAGCGTTTTTAGCCCTCTCTGAACTTCTTCCAACACCGACAAAGCCATTGGATATTTTACTTGACTTTGAGCCTGCTCTTGATGCCGCTGTGCTATATTGATTTAAAGATGTTTTTGCACCTTTTGCGCTTTTACTAACTTCACGTAAGGCTTTTGCGTTCTGCTGAAATGTAACTGTATTTTCTTTTGAACCTACAGCCCTAGTTTCTTTAGCTAATTGCCTAAAAGATTCCTGTGTGCTATTAGCGGCTGACTGTGTTTTGCCTAGCTTACCGTTTAATATATCTAATGCTCTAGCGGCATTTCTAGTCTGTTTCAGGAACGTAGTGGTAACAAACTTAAGTTCAATCCTAAGTTCCTTAGTGAGTGTATTTGATGCGCCTGTAGCCATTATTATCTCTTCTTCGGTTTGAATTTTTTATGACGATAGAACATATCCAGTGCTGTGCTTTTTGGTTTAATTGGAGTAGCCATAACCTGTTCCATCTTCTTCAAGTCTTTAAATTTGTCACATGCAGAACCTATACCTGCAAACCCTAATGGTGTCTCTATTCGGTCTATTTTATTCCTATTGACATATATGTGATACCACTGCCAAATCTGCACTTCCATTGTTGATAAACA
Encoded proteins:
- a CDS encoding tape measure protein, producing MATGASNTLTKELRIELKFVTTTFLKQTRNAARALDILNGKLGKTQSAANSTQESFRQLAKETRAVGSKENTVTFQQNAKALREVSKSAKGAKTSLNQYSTAASRAGSKSSKISNGFVGVGRSSERAKNAVSGLTSALSGFITIQSARSALNNSLAFDRVNNRMRAATNSTEEYNEKTKTASRLADELGVDLLAASRGFATLTAATRGSGVEGAVTDQLFESILKTSAALSLTADETNSVILAFGQVASKGRAAAEEIRGQIGERIPGFYTKLAGALGKTQAELTKLLDQGLLSSDEALTASAIALDKAFGQKALDNAKSATAEYNRIVNQIRLASDESSRWLASNSAIVLSIRKIGERLAANRDVRESDIALTKSVIEATKTRIAQAEIARKQGEITAKEARRRQLEAIKFQGKTLLNTEKTKEQLKEIQKIQNSVVREGGLGSVTTQSNLLDITNEYLKSQREITQERLAQEKIQQDQIKLQNLYNKGAELPIFEEYNKSVKEQETSAKNFLNLQQQSQLAVAEALSVGLKQKIARDEQISQDKTRLGILKKQLDNLKQQEQALKGGTGRVNFIDAIQAGSAQSVKVSIETRSRSLGAVDSNKELLQENLQEQKRTNELIEDLNNKIQLESV